GTGATCGGTTCGAAATGCAGCTCGCCGGCGGCGTGCGAGTCCTGCACGCGGCCGATCACGATATCGAGTTCGCCGGCCCGCAGTTTGTCCGTCAGCAGCTTGCTGGTATCGACGGTGACGGACACCCGCACCCGCGTATGGCGCGTCTTCAGCAGCTTGATCGCGTCCGGCAGCAGGCCGGCGGAGGGCGTCAGCACGGCGCCCACGCTGACCTTGCCCGACAGGCCGGCCAGCAGCTCCATCACTTCCTGGTGCGCGGCATCCATCTCGGCCAGCGCCGCGCCGGCGCGGCGGATCAGCACTTCGCCATACCACGTGGGCAGCACGCCGCGAGGCAAGCGCTCGAACAGTTGCACGTTCAGCGCATGTTCCAGTTCGGCCAGCAGCTTCGAAGCCGCCGGCTGCGTGAGGTTGGCCGCCTGCGCCGCGTGCAGGATCGAGCCGTGGCGGCCGAGTTCCACCAGCAGCACGAGCTGGCGCATCTTCAGGTGAGAGCGGACGAAACGGTCGGAAAGGATGTCGTGCATGCGGGATGACGCGGTGGAAAGCAGCAAAACCGCGGACAAATCCGCGGTGCGTCAAGCATGATAGGCCGCTACCCTGTCCCAGTCAATCGAAGCATCCGCCGCCGTCAATCCTTGCGTGGCGCGGGCGTGTGCTTGCGCCACGCATCGAGCACCGGCAGCGCGCGGCCCTTGAAGTCGAACAGCGTGGTATTGGACACCACGTTCTCTCCCGGCTTGCCGTCCGCGTCGCGCACCGCCCAGCCGGTGCCCGGCGTGGCGATCATCACCGGATCCCAGTACAGCACACCCAGCACGCGGTCGGTGCGGCGCAGCGCGCCGAGCAGCTCGTCGATGAACGCGGCCTGGCCTTCCGGAGAACTCATCGCCGCCGGATACGGGCCGTTGTCGGCCAGCTGGCCGGCGTGGCCGTTCGGCAGCGTGGGCGACCAGTTGAAGCCGGCCTCCATCACGAACAGGTCGCGGTCGTAATGCCGCGTGATCTCCCTGGCAAACGCGGTGAGCTGCGTCACGTTGCGCTTCGTCCAGAACGGGTAGTACGAGGCGCCGATCACGTCCCACTTCACGCCCAGCTTCTGCAGGTGGTCGAAGTAGTGGCGGTACTTGGCCACGTTGCCGCCGTCGTCCAGGTGGATGATCACCTGGCTGGAAGGCGACACCGCCTTGACGCCGTCGTACCCTGCCTGGAACAGCGCACCGAGGCGCGGCCAGTTTTCGTCCAGCGTCTTGCCACCCAGTTTCCCGTACGGGTACAGCATGCCCCCTTCGGTTTCGTTGCCGACCGAGACATATTGCGGCGTGGTGCCCTGCGCCTTCAATGCCTGCATCACCTCGCGCGTGCGTTCGAACACGAGCCCGCGCAGGCGCTCGAAGCGGGCATTGTCATCGGGCAGCTTGTCCAGCTCCGCGCGCCATCGCGCGGGCACGATCTGCGTCTTGCTGTTGGTCCAGAAATCGCTGTAGTGGAACGTCAGCTCGATCTGCATGCCGAGATCGGCGCTGCGGCGCGCCATCTTCAGCAGATCCGGCAGGTCCATCGAGCCGGCCGGCCAGTGCCAGCCTTCGTTGCCGGTGCCCGGACCCGGCCCTTCATACAGGCGCAGGCGGGCGATGTTGTGGCCGGATTCGCGCAGGATCTTCAGCGCGTCGCCGGGCTTGCCCTGGCGGTCGCTGAACACGGCGCCATGCCGCTCCATCAGCGGCAGCACCGAGTAATCGCCGCCGGCCAGCAGCGGATCGTTGGCCGCCGCCGGCAAGGACACCGCACACAGCGAGGCGCACAGCAGCGCCGCCAGCGCGAACGGGCGGAATATGGAATGGTTCATCGTCATCCTTGGAAGGTATTGGAAGTTGTTATGGGTTGCCGGCGCTGTCGTCGAACGGCGTCTCCGGGATGCCGCGCACGCCGGGTACCGCCAGGCGGAACAGGCCGCCGCCACCGTTGCGGGTGCCGTCTGCGCTGCCGACCAGCAGGCAATCGAGCTTGGTGCCGCCGAACGCGGGCCGCGTGACATGCGGCGCGGGCAAGGTCCATGTGGCCATGCGCTCGCCGTCGGGCGCATACCGGGTCAGCCGGCCGCTTCCCTGCTCGGCGTTCCACACGCAGCCTTCGCTGTCGACGATGGCGCCGTGGGGCACGGCGTCCGCCAGCGCCGCGAACGGGCGCACGCCGGCCACCTGCGCACTGTCGGCGTCGTAGTCGCAGCGCATGATGCGCTGTTCGCCCGTGCTGAAATACATCGTGGCGCCATCCGGCGAAAAGCAGATGCTGCCGGCGACGGTCGCCGCCGGCAATGCCAGCCGGCGCAGGCCGTGGGCCTGTGAATATTGATAAAAACTGCCGATCGCACGCGGTTCATCCGCCTCGATCCGGGTGCCGAAGACGAAATGGCCGCGCCGGTCGGTGCGGCCATCGGCCACGCGGGTGCGCGGCTCGGCGGGATCGACGGCGGCCACCGGCTTCAATGCCAGCGGCCGGTTCGTCTTCGCAGGCCCGGGCGGCGTGGCGAAGCACAGCCACTTGGCCAGCCCCACCAGCAGCCGGCCGGAGCGGCAGAGCGCGAAACTGCCGGCACGCTCCGGCAGGCGGTAAGCCACCGGCGCCGGGTCGGTCTCCCGCCAGGCATGCAGCGTGGCGGCTGGCACGTCCGTCCACCACCAGCGATCGCCGCCGTGTTGCCACAGCAGGCCATCGCCCGGCAGCGAGCGGTGTGCCAGCACCCGCTGCACGCCGTCGCCCATTACAGGTTGGCTTGCAGGCTGAGGCCGAAGCGGCGGTCGTCCGCGTAGCGGCCGAACTGCGTGCCGGTCACGCCGTAGTAGCTGCTGCGCGACTTGCGGGTCAGGTTGCTGACTTCGAACGCCAGTTTCAGGTTCTTCGTCAGCTGGTAGCTTGCGTAGGCATCCACCAGGCCATAGCCGTTCATGTACGTCGTCGTCTGCGCCATCGTGGCGCCGTTGTTCACGTAGTAGTTCTGCGTACCGGACAGATACTTGCCGCGGTAGTTGTAGGCCACGCGCAGCGCGAAGTCGTTCCAGTCATACATGCCGACGATGTTGTAGCTCTGCTTCGACAGGTTTTCCAGCGCCGTCTCCTGCCCGCCCAGCGGACCCGGAGCCTTACTGTCCACGTACGTGAAGTTCGCCTGCAGGCCGAGGCCCTTCCAGTAGCCCGGCAGGTTGGTGAAGAAGCCCTGGTAGCCGATTTCCAGGCCCTTGATCGTGCCATCCTGGCCGTTGGTCGGCGTGCGCACGCTGTACGTGGTGCCGGCGTACTGCACATCGCCCGTCGTGGTCTGGATGAAGCCATCCACTTTCTTGTAGAACGCGGCGCCGAACACGTAGTCGCTCGGGCTGATGTAGTACTCGAGCGTGGTGTCGAACTGGCGTGCCGACAGCGGCTGCAGGTCCGGGTTGCCCAGGTAGCCGGTACGGCTGTTGGCGTTCAGCGACAGGCTCGGCGTCAGTTCGTCGAAGTTCGGGCGGGTCACCACTTTCGAGGCGGCCACGCGGGCGATCAGCTTGTCCGTCAGTTCCATGCGCGCATTCACGCTCGGCAGGAAGTCGTCGTCGGTCGTGCTGTTCTGGCGCGGTACGTAGGTACCGTTCTGCGATTCCTGCCACTGACGCCCGGTTTTCGTGCGCACGTAGCGCACGCCGAAGTTACCGGTCACGGCCTTGCCCGCCAGCGCGGTTTCAAAGTCGGCCATGGTGTACAGCGCCTGCGTCTTCTCGGAGAAGTCGAAGGTTTGCGCCGCATCGAAGCCAGGTACCGTCAGGCCCACCGCACCGCGCACGGTTTGCGGGTCGCGCAGCCAGTCCAGGTTGGCGATCGACAGCCACTGTTTCGGGATCGTGCCGGAGCCTTCGCGGTGCAGCAGGTCGCTGTACGGGATCGTGCCGATCTGGCCTGCCAGGGCCGGCATCGCGGAGCCGATGTCGTCGATCGTGTTGATTTCGGAGCTCGACGCCTTGCGGTCGGTAAGACGCACGCCGGCCTTGATGCGCGGGATCAGTTCGCTGTCCAGGCTGCGCTCGACGTCGCCGCGCCATACGGTTTCGCGGCCATCGTTCTTCTGGCGGAAGTACAGCGCCTTGCTGGCCCAGTACTGCGACGGATTGGTCAGGTCGCCGGCATTGCCCAGTTCCGGATACGCGGAGGGCAGTGCCGTCGTCAGGTCATACGTGAACGCCGGGTTGGCGGTCCATACGCCCAGGCGCACTTCCTGGTACAGGCGTTCGAAATCGCTCTTCGTGTAGCCCAGCTCGGACTTGACGGTCCAGCCGTTGGCGCGCCACGAACCGCCGATCGCCAGCTGGCGCGTCTTGGTGTCGTTGTCGCCGATGGTGCCGGACGTGCTCATCTCCGAGCCATAGAACGTGCCCTTGGTGACGTTGCCCTTCTCGCTGGCGACGCTGCCGCTCGGCCACATCGCGCCCGCATTGGTTGCAGCCGACCAGTTCGGCCAGTACGGCGACGCATAGAAACCATACGTGTCGGTGGCCGTTTCCAGCTTGGTGTAGTTGGCGTCCAGGTACAGCTCGACGCCGCGCGTCGGGCGCCATTGCAGCGACGCGTTGATGCCGGTACGTTCGCGCTCGCCCAGCTCGTAGGCATACCAGGCGCCGATCGGCGCATACAGGCCGGAGCCGTCCGCGATCTGGGACGGTGCGCTCAGTTCCTGCGTGTCCGAACGGTAGTTGCGTTTCTGGTGCGCCACGCTGACCAGTGCGCCGAAGTCCTGGCCGTTCAGCTTCCAGCGGTTCGACACGAGGATCGAGCCTTCGCCGTTGCGCTTGTCCGCGTAATCGGCATCGGTCGCCTTCAGCGTGCCGGCCACTTTCAGGCCGGCGAAGTCGAACGGACGGCGCATGCGCAGGTCGATCAGGCCGCCGATGCCGCCTTCCACCTGTTCGGCGGTCGGGCTCTTGTAGACATCCGCGCCGGCCAGCAGCTCGGACGGCACATCCTGGAACGACAGGCCGCGTTCCTTGCCGGCCGTGAAGATCGAACGGCCGTTGACCAGGGTTTGCGTCTGCGACAGGCCGCGGATCTGCACGCGGTCGCCTTCGCCGCGGCTGCGCGAGATCTGCACGCCGGTGATGCGCTGCAGCGCTTCGGCCACGTTGGAATCGGGCAGCTTGCCGATATCGTCGGCCACGATCGAGTCGACGACCTGGTCGGCGTTCTTTTTCAGGTCCTGCGCCTTTTGCAGGCTGGCGCGCATGCCGGTCACGACGACCTGCTGCGTGTCGGCGACCGGGGCGGCCGGCGTGGCCTGGCTGGCATCAGTGGTCTGGGCCAGTGCCGGCATCGCGCACAGGGCCGCGGCGATGGCGATCGCGTGGCGGCGACCCGGCTGGTTGTTGAAGTTCATGCTTGCTCCGATGGTGTGTGAATTTTTATGGTGTAACGGTGAGCTGGTACACGGGTACCAAGCTCACCTTGTTGACGCGCGCGATCTGCGATTGCGCGCCGAAATCGGGTCGTGCTTCTTTCGGTATGTAGACCGGGGCGTCGGCGCGCAGCGGCAGTACCGCCAGCGACAGTTCGCCCGGTGTCTTTCCCTTGATAGCGAGCGACTTCAGGCCGGCCTGCCAGCCGTAGCCGCTGTAGTACCAGTCGTCCGCCAGGCGCGTGCCGTCG
Above is a window of Pseudoduganella dura DNA encoding:
- a CDS encoding LysR substrate-binding domain-containing protein translates to MHDILSDRFVRSHLKMRQLVLLVELGRHGSILHAAQAANLTQPAASKLLAELEHALNVQLFERLPRGVLPTWYGEVLIRRAGAALAEMDAAHQEVMELLAGLSGKVSVGAVLTPSAGLLPDAIKLLKTRHTRVRVSVTVDTSKLLTDKLRAGELDIVIGRVQDSHAAGELHFEPITDEPHSLIAGAGHPLAARTDLTLNDLAGEPWIVPPAGSVLRDRLTALFLSHGLEPPSDTVEAMALPVIVNLLAGSRMVSALPAELVRPYLDMGLITVLPYDLGLTMDLYGIVTRRQHRLSPGAEAMLATLREVAAQRYPRENA
- a CDS encoding glycoside hydrolase family 53 protein, producing MNHSIFRPFALAALLCASLCAVSLPAAANDPLLAGGDYSVLPLMERHGAVFSDRQGKPGDALKILRESGHNIARLRLYEGPGPGTGNEGWHWPAGSMDLPDLLKMARRSADLGMQIELTFHYSDFWTNSKTQIVPARWRAELDKLPDDNARFERLRGLVFERTREVMQALKAQGTTPQYVSVGNETEGGMLYPYGKLGGKTLDENWPRLGALFQAGYDGVKAVSPSSQVIIHLDDGGNVAKYRHYFDHLQKLGVKWDVIGASYYPFWTKRNVTQLTAFAREITRHYDRDLFVMEAGFNWSPTLPNGHAGQLADNGPYPAAMSSPEGQAAFIDELLGALRRTDRVLGVLYWDPVMIATPGTGWAVRDADGKPGENVVSNTTLFDFKGRALPVLDAWRKHTPAPRKD
- a CDS encoding SMP-30/gluconolactonase/LRE family protein → MGDGVQRVLAHRSLPGDGLLWQHGGDRWWWTDVPAATLHAWRETDPAPVAYRLPERAGSFALCRSGRLLVGLAKWLCFATPPGPAKTNRPLALKPVAAVDPAEPRTRVADGRTDRRGHFVFGTRIEADEPRAIGSFYQYSQAHGLRRLALPAATVAGSICFSPDGATMYFSTGEQRIMRCDYDADSAQVAGVRPFAALADAVPHGAIVDSEGCVWNAEQGSGRLTRYAPDGERMATWTLPAPHVTRPAFGGTKLDCLLVGSADGTRNGGGGLFRLAVPGVRGIPETPFDDSAGNP
- a CDS encoding TonB-dependent receptor encodes the protein MNFNNQPGRRHAIAIAAALCAMPALAQTTDASQATPAAPVADTQQVVVTGMRASLQKAQDLKKNADQVVDSIVADDIGKLPDSNVAEALQRITGVQISRSRGEGDRVQIRGLSQTQTLVNGRSIFTAGKERGLSFQDVPSELLAGADVYKSPTAEQVEGGIGGLIDLRMRRPFDFAGLKVAGTLKATDADYADKRNGEGSILVSNRWKLNGQDFGALVSVAHQKRNYRSDTQELSAPSQIADGSGLYAPIGAWYAYELGERERTGINASLQWRPTRGVELYLDANYTKLETATDTYGFYASPYWPNWSAATNAGAMWPSGSVASEKGNVTKGTFYGSEMSTSGTIGDNDTKTRQLAIGGSWRANGWTVKSELGYTKSDFERLYQEVRLGVWTANPAFTYDLTTALPSAYPELGNAGDLTNPSQYWASKALYFRQKNDGRETVWRGDVERSLDSELIPRIKAGVRLTDRKASSSEINTIDDIGSAMPALAGQIGTIPYSDLLHREGSGTIPKQWLSIANLDWLRDPQTVRGAVGLTVPGFDAAQTFDFSEKTQALYTMADFETALAGKAVTGNFGVRYVRTKTGRQWQESQNGTYVPRQNSTTDDDFLPSVNARMELTDKLIARVAASKVVTRPNFDELTPSLSLNANSRTGYLGNPDLQPLSARQFDTTLEYYISPSDYVFGAAFYKKVDGFIQTTTGDVQYAGTTYSVRTPTNGQDGTIKGLEIGYQGFFTNLPGYWKGLGLQANFTYVDSKAPGPLGGQETALENLSKQSYNIVGMYDWNDFALRVAYNYRGKYLSGTQNYYVNNGATMAQTTTYMNGYGLVDAYASYQLTKNLKLAFEVSNLTRKSRSSYYGVTGTQFGRYADDRRFGLSLQANL